In Micropterus dolomieu isolate WLL.071019.BEF.003 ecotype Adirondacks unplaced genomic scaffold, ASM2129224v1 contig_9866, whole genome shotgun sequence, the sequence CAAGGTAAAACGGGGTCAGGCTGCCGTTTGGGGTTCAGCTATAATCAGGTTTAACACCCGAACCGCCAACGAGTCAAATTTACCCGCAGCTGCTTTTCAATCgtctttggtttaatatttaagtcttttcctaaaagtgtgtTCAGCAGCGCCGCCTGCTGTTAAAAAAGGTCACGGCGAAGCCAGATTTTAAAACCCGGCCTTCATACCAAGAAGCCCCAGCGggtaatattcagagaatacgTTCAGATAAACATTCTGCGTTGCTACGGGCAACACCTTTTCCACCGCAGTGAGTGAAGCGGAGTCTGACGGCGGGCGCTGGGCGACGTGTCCTGGGTTGGTTATTAGATGTTAGAAGTAAACACGCAGAGCAGCCGCTGCTCGCTGCAGGATCATCACTGCTGACGCTGCGCAGCCTGTTTCCCGTGGCGGCAGGCGAACGACCTGCACGGTGACGCCACGGTGAAGAGAATAAAACATGGTGTAAAGGCCTGAAACGTGGGGCGGGGGTTTCTGGGAGATGCAGAGACAGGAGCTGAATGTTTGGAGCAGAAACGTTCTAGCGTtacatgacagacagacagacagacggcgTGTTACCTGGGCCCAGTGGACCATGTTCTGGACCGAGGTCCCGGCAGGACAGTGTGTGGTGTAGACCGGAGTCCGAGTCTGGAAACAAAAGATGGTGTCAGTGTCAGAGCCGGAGCATCAAAGAGCTCCACGCGCCGCCGCTCGGCCTCCCGTAAATAATCTTCCTGTTTTATCACCACAAACGttactgaaaacattttacatatcaTTAAGAATGTTTATGGCGGTCAGAAGCATTTCCTGTGTGCACGTTAATTATAAGATGTTACATTCTGTCAGCCGCGGCGTGCGTTTCTCGCCGCCATACCAACCATGTTGAGGTTTTTCTCGTCGAAGCCGCAGAGGATGAAGAACAGGTTTCCACACAGCTCGCTCAGCAGGTGCTTGCCGCACACGTGTTCCGCAAACCACTGGATCATCTCGCTCTGAGGCAGGAAGTCCCGCCTCCCGAACAGTTTCTGGCGAACGAGACCAAGAACGCATCGTCAATCAACACGGACCGATCAGCTGatcaataacacagagagagactcTTACCCAGATGAGGAAGTCGGGCAGGACCGACAGTTTGGTCATGGGGCTCGCGGTGAACGCCACGGTCGCTACGGGCGCCAAACCCAAGAACAACTTGATCTTACTGGCCAGTTCAGGTAGCGTGGAGAACGCTATGAATGCTGGGAAATAAAAGACACAAAGTAATGAGTTAGAGCCAAGCAGGAACTGAAAAGATGAGGCTGATGTAAGAAAGTGTTTAAGACACAGACACGTTACCTATGGTGGTTCCCTGAGAGTGGCCGACGTAGAAGATCTGGTCCTGACCCGACACCTTCAGGATGTGGTCTACAACCGCTGGAAGGTCCTTCAGAGCCAACTCATCGTAACTACGGAGACAGAGCAtggcgtcagacaggtggcgtcagacaggtggcgtcacgtcagacaggtggcgtcagacaggtggcgtcacgtcagacaggtgacgtcacgtcagacaggtggcgtcagacaggtgacgtcacgtcagacaggtggcgtcagacaggtgacgtcagacaggtggcgtcagacaggttcagacaggtggcgtcagacaggtggcgtcacgtcagacaggttcagacaggtggcgtcagacaggtgacgtcacgtcagacaggtggcgtcagacaggtgacgtcacgtcagacaggtggcgtcagacaggtggcgtc encodes:
- the lipf gene encoding gastric triacylglycerol lipase (The sequence of the model RefSeq protein was modified relative to this genomic sequence to represent the inferred CDS: added 80 bases not found in genome assembly) — protein: MGNSRGNTWSRKHQTLRPDQEDFWRFSYDELALKDLPAVVDHILKVSGQDQIFYVGHSQGTTIAFIAFSTLPELASKIKLFLGLAPVATVAFTASPMTKLSVLPDFLIWKLFGRRDFLPQSEMIQWFAEHVCGKHLLSELCGNLFFILCGFDEKNLNMTRTPVYTTHCPAGTSVQNMVHWAQAVHGGKLMAFDFGAAGNMKHYNQSTPPQYHVQDMKVPTALFSGGQDTLADPKDVAVLLTQVSNLVYHQHIKHWEHLDFIWGLDAPEQMFPSILKLLQEHR